One Gemmatimonadales bacterium genomic window, CGTTCTCGGCCGCGCCCCCGCCGGAGACCGCCTCGGATTCGACGGTCATCGGCGTGCTGCAGTGGGGGGATGATCGCTCTCCAGGTCGTCGTATCCTGGTGCACGCCGACCGGCCCGAGGACTTTGCCGCCACCGGATTCCGGTTCTACCGCGGCGGTGTGCCGATCGCGGACTCCATCGGGGTTGTCGCTGCTGCTGCAGCCGACCCGATCTCGCTCCGAATCGAGCTTCAGGCATCCAGTTCCAGCCGTCGCCTTCAACTCAATTTTGCAGTCCGGGGAGACTCGCTCGCACCAGAAAGCGCCGACCTTCCGGCCGGTATTTCGCTGTCCTGGGGTCAGGAGGGGTGAACCCGCTGCTGGACCCCGATCGACGCCCTATCATCGGGCATCGGGGTGCCTCAGGAGATGCGCCAGAGAACACCATCGCCAGCTTCGACCTGGCACTCGCCCAGGGTGCCGAGGCATTCGAGCTCGATGTCAGGATTGCCGCGGATGGGGTCCCGGTGGTCATTCACGATGCGACCCTGGAACGAACCACCGGGCAGCCTGGGTTGGTGAGGGGAGCGACAGCCGCAGAACTCGGGCGGCTCGATGCGGGCAGAACCTACCTGGCAAATGGCCGTTACCCGTTTCGGGGCCAGGGTGTCGGGATCCCGACGCTCAGCAGCGTCCTCGAGCGCTATCCGAACACGCCCATGTTGATCGAGCTCAAAGAGGTGGCGGCCGCCGCCCCGGTTCAGGACGCTATCAGGGCCGCCAATGCCGTTGAGCGAGTCGTGGTTGCCTCGTTTCACGCTGATGCGCTCAGGCCGTTTCCGTCTCCGCCGTTCCTGATCGGGGCGAGCCGGCGGGACATCATTCGCCTCTATCTCAGGAGCCGAGTCGGCCTGGGCCCGGACCGGCGAGAGAATCCCCGGTGCTACGCCGTTCCAGCCCGTT contains:
- a CDS encoding glycerophosphodiester phosphodiesterase produces the protein MNPLLDPDRRPIIGHRGASGDAPENTIASFDLALAQGAEAFELDVRIAADGVPVVIHDATLERTTGQPGLVRGATAAELGRLDAGRTYLANGRYPFRGQGVGIPTLSSVLERYPNTPMLIELKEVAAAAPVQDAIRAANAVERVVVASFHADALRPFPSPPFLIGASRRDIIRLYLRSRVGLGPDRRENPRCYAVPARYRDLIPVPTPQFVAAARRAGRPVHVWTVNDAETATALWDIGCAGMITNYPARLLEARTRWLGPPLKS